A window from Sinorhizobium fredii encodes these proteins:
- a CDS encoding GNAT family N-acetyltransferase yields MIRLEPPLRIATEADARPLADLVNFAGEGLPLYIWEGLAKDGQDPWEVGRARQIEKARDGQIVVVDFGDGAVASLTGYPIGSEPKPIGNDFPALFRPLQELENKALESWYVNVLACYPEYRGQGLGSRLLSLAEEIAGEAALRRMSVIVANNNAGARRLYERHGYAEAATLPCVKEGWETDTERWMLLIKSLHPVEGR; encoded by the coding sequence ATGATCCGGCTTGAGCCACCGCTACGAATTGCGACCGAAGCAGATGCAAGGCCGCTGGCGGACCTCGTCAACTTTGCCGGCGAGGGTTTGCCCCTGTACATTTGGGAGGGACTTGCAAAGGACGGTCAGGATCCTTGGGAGGTTGGTCGCGCTCGGCAAATAGAAAAGGCCCGCGACGGCCAGATCGTGGTTGTGGACTTTGGAGACGGTGCTGTAGCAAGTCTGACTGGCTACCCGATCGGCTCGGAGCCCAAACCAATTGGCAATGACTTCCCTGCCCTGTTTCGGCCGCTTCAAGAACTGGAAAACAAGGCACTGGAAAGTTGGTATGTCAATGTGCTGGCCTGCTATCCCGAATACCGAGGGCAAGGACTTGGCTCGCGACTACTCAGTCTTGCAGAAGAAATAGCGGGGGAAGCAGCGCTTCGTCGGATGAGTGTCATCGTCGCCAACAACAATGCAGGTGCACGACGACTGTATGAGCGGCATGGCTACGCAGAAGCTGCAACACTCCCCTGTGTGAAGGAAGGCTGGGAGACCGATACAGAGCGCTGGATGCTTCTGATTAAATCGCTCCATCCAG